In Verrucomicrobiia bacterium, the DNA window ATTTTTAAAGTTGTGGTCTACATTTGGGATTTTTATGAGTCTTTTGTTGTCGCCCGGAATGGCATCGAATAATAGCTTTTGGTGAGCATAAGGCGTCGGCTCGTCATTGCTACCGGCCATCAGGAGCACGGGCATGGTCAGGGCTTTCGCGCCCTTCAGCAAATCGTGATTTTTCAAGTCCTCTACAAAACCCCAGCCCGGTCGCAGTAGTAGTCCGGGCCTGGACAGGCTTTCTCTTTCAAAGTAGCCTCTGTCCTTCCAGGCTTTCAAGAAGTCTGGATCGACAGTACCAACAAAGAGCTCTTGGTTTATGCACGCAGAAATAGGCGCTACACAAAAAACTTCGGCTGGATGATTTTCGGCGTACAGCGCCGTAGACATGCCGCCCATGCTGTGCCCCGCCAGACCAAATGGCTGCTTGAACCACTCTTGGGTGCGCGCCCAGGCAACCACGTCCTCTAGGTCTTCGTAGTAGTTAGTAATGGTCACATTGCGCATATCACCATCACTTTCACCAGTAGAGTTGGTGGCATCGAACCGGACCACCCGATAGCCGTTTTCTAAGAATGCCTCGGCAAAAGCCTGAATATGTTTCTGACCCATAAAGCCGCCTTGGCCGTGAGCCACAAACGCCAAGCCGGTCTCATGCTCGGGCTCATCCACCCGAATCACCAGCTTCAGACCATGCCGATTTTTGATCTCGGGGCGCTTCATCGGAGCGCTTGCGCCCTCCCCCCGGACTTCTTGATCAAATCATTGTCATAGGTATAGAGCGGCGAAGCATTGTTGAGCTCTGCATAAAATAGACTGCAACAATCAACCCAGGATAGCCGAGACTCTGTCTCATACAGCTTGAGGGCTCGCTTGATAAGCGGGCGATTACAGTTTATTGCCCTTTCGGCTACGATTCTGCTCAGGTTTTTGGTAATCGCGACTCTTGGAAATTTAGCAGACTGCAGCACGTACACAATTTCGGCAAACACCATATCAGAGACATGCAGGGTTAGTGTGCTATCGAGCAACCGCTGGGTTGCTGCCGATCGAGCGCTGTCCCTATCGAGCAACCAATCAAGCAGTACGTTAGTGTCAAGACTTGCTGATGTCGCCATATTTTTCTTTTACATGGGCAGCAAACCCGTCACCAGCCTTGTAATTTTTCAGTATATCCGTGGTCCCAAGTTTTTTCAGAAGTGCTTGGTTCATAGACCGAACTTCTTCGATAGAGGGCATTGGCTCAAGTGTGATAGCTCCGGTTTTGGCATCTTCCTCAAAACGAACCTCACTGCCCGGCTTAAGCCCGAGCTTTTCGCGTATATCCGCAGGGATGGTAGTCGTGCCCTTGCTGGTAATTCTTGAGGTATAGATCATGTATTACATGATACATGATGTAATACCTCGTGTCAATGGTATTACGGCGTCAAGCGATTCATATCGCGGGGGAAGAGTGTGGCCTCTTTGACATTGTTGAGGTTCAGAATTTTCTCTACAGTGCGCTCCAGTCCCCAGCCCCAGCCACCATGTGGTGGCATGCCGTGACGATACACGCTGAGCAGTGGTGCAAAGCCCGGATTTTTCGGATCGCCGCCCATGGCCTTTAGCTGTTTTAGTAGGCGGTCATAACGGTGTTCGCGCATGCTGAGGGTAGTGATCTCTACGCCACGAAATAGCAGGTCGGCGCGATCAGCGATCTCTGGATTTTCTTCGTTTGCACGGTGGTAGAACTTAAAGGTCTTGCTACGACTAGACCAGCCCGTTACCAGCACGGCCTCGCTACCCAGCTGTTTCTTGGCGTAGTCGCAGATCCAGCGTTCTTCTCCTGGAGCTAGGTCGTCCTCGCCCGTGTGGTCTTCTTTGGTGGCCTTCAGGAACTTCTCGTGAATTTCGTCGATACTAATACGGGGAATGTCCTGTGGTTTTTTGGGCAATGTAAAGCCCTGAATGTTCCACATCTTGAGTTCTTTGGCACACTCAGCCTCTGCATACCTAACCACCGTGAGCAGACAGCCGCCGGCTAGATTCTGTAGCTCGTCAAAATCTATAAAGCCGATCTCGGCATCAACAGACTGGTATTCGGTCATGTGGCGGGTGGTAGCGCTGGGTTCTGCCCGAAACACGGGGTTGGTTTCAAATACTCGCTCAAAAACGCCAACCATCATCTGCTTGTAGAACTGGGGCGACTGAGCCAGGGTGGCAGTTTTGCCAAAATAATCGAGCTTGAAGACTTCGGTGCCGCCCTCGGTAGCCTCGGCCAAAAGCTTGGGGGTGATGATCTCGGTAAAATCGTTGGCTGCAAAGAATGTACGAAAACCCTCTAGTACCTTGGCTTGGACTTTAAAAATAGCCGTCTCCTGTAAGTTGCGTAGTCCAATCGGGCGGTTGTCGAACAAGGTGTCTAGATTGTCGGGACGGTGGCTAAGGGGCTTGTCGATTTCTATAGGCGGTTCATCGGTGACAGGAATTACTACTTCCAGGGTGGGCTCGTGGATCTCGGCACCACCAGGGGCACGGTCGTCCTGAACCACTTGGCCTGTAATAGTCAAAACGGTGCCAATTTGCAGGCCACGTAGTTTCTCTACTTCATTTTTGTCCTCTACCAAGACCTGTATCAGGCCACTGCGGTCACGAATGTTTATAAAAGTCAGGCCGCCCATCAGACGCTTTTTGTGGATCCACCCCTGAACTTGAGCTGATGTACCGATATGGTCCTTCAGTTCGCGAGCTAGTGTTCTCATGTTTTTCTCCGAAAGTTAAGTGTCAGTAAAACGGCTGAAACGGGTCAGATGCCCCTGCTCGCCTAGCAGTGGCAGACCCGCAAATTTGTATCAGTGTTTACTCGTAACACAATCATTTGGCTTATTTTACCACCTCTGGCGGTTCTTCGGTAGGGGCTTCTGGTTCTTCTTGGGGCCTTTCGGGTTCATTGTTTTGGGTATGTTCTTTTTTGGCAGCCCGGGCAGCAACGGCTCGCATGTCGTCGTATCGGTCGAATTCATCAATAATAGGCTTGCCTATGGCCCGTTCCAGTATGTCCTCTATGGTGATAATACCTACAAACTCTTCAAAACTATTTACCACAATGAATAAGTGCCGTTTGGTTTTTAGTACAGCCTGCAGGGCGTCAGTGAGCGGTTGTTCTTCGTGCACATACATAACTTCTGCGTTCATATATTTTTCTATGTGTCCGCCGGACTTGGCCCGGATCAGGTCGCGCAAATACAAAATGCCAACAATGGTATCTTTTTTGTCAGCGTAGACCGGGAACCGCGAAAAACCACTGTCGTGGAGCTCGCTCATCAGCACCGTACCAACGGCTTCGGTGGCAGCTATCATTTTTACAGCCCGGCGCGGCACCATGGCCTGCACAACACTCACGTCACCGAATGTCAGAGCGTGCAGTGCAATCTCTAGCTCAGTTTTCTCGACCCGGTTGTCGGGCTGGGCTTGCTGATACTGCAACAGCTCTATGATGTCATTGCGATCATATAGTCCGGTATGAATAGTGACCGGCCAGTGACGCCCAAAAAAACCCGACAAGCCGTCGATAACAGGATGCAGATAACTGAGCAACCAAGCCAGTGCCGGCGCAAGTTTGCTAGCTGTCCAGGCGCTCAGCTTGGTAACGTTGCGGGCTGGCAGCCAGACAAATCCCGCCCAAATAACAAAAGCACTAACTATCACCGCAAACCAAGTTGGCGTACTGCGCGCTACCAGCACAAAGAACAATGCGTTGGTCACCCCGACAATAATCCACAGCACCGTGGTCAAGCTATGCCCATATGCCACTGCTTTATAGAGTGTCTTGGCTAGTTCGTCGCCTTCGCGTGCCCGCTTGCGCAGCTCGCGCTCTGGGACATGCCGATAGACCTTGAGCAGGCTAATAGAAGAAAGCGCCAGCAAAGCGGACACTAAAAGCACGATCATCATGAACTCATTTTACATCTCAAGTCTGTTAAGCAAAGCCTATTCTGATAAGTACGATTTGTCAGTTCTTGTACGAAGGCGTACCCGTAGGTACGCCGACAAGCAAGACTGGCAAAGCGCACACACCCCACAAAACAGATTTTGTGGGGACCTTGTTGTGCTATCAGAATGGCTTGAGGCTGGAGTGGAGATGTAAAATAAGTTCGCGCTCAATAGTAACAGACATGGACCCCATGATAATATGTACATACCAATTAAGGGGATATTTCATGAACAAACGCTTTATTGCTATTCTTGCCGCTTGTATCATTGCATTTGCCGGCTTGCTCATATTAACCAAAAAGGACAGCAAGACGCCTTCCGAGCAGACAGACAATAACCCAAGCTCCCAGCTGAGCAATCACATAAAAGGCCAAGGCACCACAGGCGTGACGCTTACCGAATACGGTGACTTTGCCTGCCCAGCCTGCTACCAATACTTCCCAATCGTGCAACAGGTCAAAGAAAAATACGGTGACCAGATCAAGTTCCAGTTCCGCCACTACCCACTGACCGAGATCCACCAGAACGCTCTGGTTAGCGCCCGGGCCGCCGAAGCAGCTGGCAAACAAAATAAGTTCTTTGAGATGCACGACCTGCTGTACCAAAACCAGCCGACCTGGCGCGACAGCAGCAATCCTACGCCACTGTTCGAGAATTATGCCAATCAGCTCGGCCTCGATCTGAGTAAGTTCAAAGAGGACGTAAAAAACAGCGTCACCAATGCCACAGTCCAGGCCGACCGTGCCGAGGCAAGACGACTCAACTACTCTTCTACCCCTACGTTTGAGGTAGATGGTAAGCAGGTCGAGAACCCACGTAGCCTCGAAGACTTTACAAAGCTGATAGACAACGCTATTAAAGAAAAACAGGCCCAGAAGCAACAGTAGTTGTTGCCTATTACAATGTTAAAACCGGCTCTTTGTGGCCGGTTTTAGTTTTTTGTTTTTGGTCCTAATGGGCTAGTAGGTTATAAATTGCTGCCATTTAGGACGCTTCACTTTTACTTGCACTCTCATACCTCGTGAAGACATTAGTTTTATTTTTACAGGCAAAGCCTGACTACTCCCTTTTTTCTCCTCACACCTCATGGAACACACCTAGTACCCTCTATTTTTTTGTAATGTTTTTGTCTTCGACGCGTCCTCAAACTGAACGCTAGAAGTAATTCAATAATACATAAGCATGATGTGGCCGTCAATGCCGCTTTTGGCTAGTTGCCCTTGCGGGTGGCGTGTGCTTCGGCAATCTTACTGTGTAGTTTCTTCATAGTCCTACTGGTCGACTGCTTGCTGTGGATCTCGCGAAACTCACGGTCCAGCTCGTCCAATTCTTCGTCGGTCATGTCCTCTAGATCCACGAATGCATCGCGGCCGCGTGTCGACAGTAGCAGCTCGTCCAGCTTTAGCTGCATAGCTTTGCCATCGCGGTTCTGCGTATTCTGAATAAGAAAAACCATCAGGAAGGTAGTGATTGTTGTACCGGTATTGATAAACAGCTGCCAGGTATTAGAAAACTCAAAGAATGGGCCAGTTACTGCCCAGCCAATGACCAACAAAAAGGCCAAGGTAAAGGCCGCAGCATGACCGGTGGCGATGGAAATCCTCGTAGCAATTTTTCTAAACACTTTTTGTACCTGATTATTTGTTATAGAATAACACTTATAGTTATCTAGAAAATAAAAATGCATGCATAACGTCTTTAATGAACTGAGTCTAATCATCGCCATCGGCGTGGCGGTCAGTTTATTCATGCGCACTATTCGGCAACCGCTGACTATTGCCTATATTCTGACAGGCGTGTTGGTGGGACCGGCTGCATTCGACCTGATCAGCTCACCCGACACGCTCGAGGTCTTTTCTAGTTTTGGCATAGCCCTGCTGCTATTGATTGTTGGCCTGGGGCTCAACCCGAGAGTCATCAAAGAAATTGGTAAGATTGCCGCCTATATAGCCATTATCAAGGTATTGCTGGTGACTGCCATTGGGTACATATTGTCTGGCTTCTTGGGCTTTACCACCACCGAGTCGCTCTATATTGGTATTGCACTGTCTTTCTCTAGCACCATTATCATCTTGAAGCTACTGACTGATAAGCGAGAGCAGACACGTATGTACGGAAAGGTCGCTATTGGTTATCTGCTGATCGAGGACATACTGGCCACCCTTATTCTGGTGGGAGTGTCTACGTCCAGTGGCGGCGAGGTGTCGATGACCGCCTTTATTCAGTTACTCCTGAAGAGTCTCCTGCTGATCAGTGGGCTCGTGCTATTCCGCATGCTCGTCCTGCCCAGACTCAACACCATTATTGCCAAGTCTCAGGAATTCTTGTTTTTGTTTGCCATTGGCTGGGGGCTAGGAATTGCTGCCCTGTTCAGCGCTGCCGGCTTCTCTCTGGAGATTGGCGCCCTGGTAGCGGGCGTTATGCTGGCTTCGCTGCCCTACGCCACCGAGATCTCGTCCCGACTCAAGCCGTTGCGTGACTTCTTTATTGTGCTGTTTTTTGTGCAGCTGGGCTCGCACCTAGAACTGAGCCAGATAATCGACGTGCTGCCCAGAGCCCTGCTGTTCTCGCTAGTGGTGCTGATTGCCAACCCACTGATTGTTATGGCCGTTATGGGACTGGGCGGCTATACAAAAAAGACCAGCTTCAAGGCCGGGCTGACTGGTGCCCAGGTCAGTGAGTTCTCGCTGATTTTGCTGCTGCTGGCCTTTGACCTGGGCCATATCAGCGAACAAATAACTACCCTTATCACCGTAGTCGCTTTTGTTACCATTGCCGTGAGCACTTATACCATCACCTATGCCGACTGGCTCTACGACTTTCTGGAGAAATATATTCGGCTATTTGAACGCTCCAAGATTAGCGAGCAAAAAGAGGTGCACCATCACTACGACCTTGCTCTGCTGGGGTATCAGAAAGGCGGGCATGAGTTTGTGCGGGTCTTTAATCAGCTCAAAAAACCCTATGTGGTCATAGACTACGACCCTAACATTATTGACGTGCTAGAGAGCAAGCGGATTAACTTTATGTATGGCGACGTGACCGACCTAGAGCTGCTGGATGAGGTGAATTTGCGACACGCCCACCTGATTATTTCGTCTATCACTGACTTTGCTACCAACGTCTTTATCAGCCGCTGGCTCGAGAAAGAAAACCAGCACGCGGTCTTTATATGCACCGCAGACACCGTGGAACAAGCCGCAGAACTGTACGAGCTTGGCGCTGCGTACGTTATGCTGCCCCACTACATTGGCTCTGAGAAAATCGGCGCCTTCATACGCAAGAGCGGCCTAAAAAAGACCGAGTTCAAAAAGTACCGCGAGAAACATCTGGCCTACCTGCAAGAACACTACGAGCTTATGCCCGATCCAGACCCAGATTCAACTGAAGCATAGAGCCCTTCTTGCTTAATGTAGGCGTACACCACTAGTGGCAAATCCCGTGGCTTGTGTCCCCGCCTGACGCTAATTCTGATAGCCCTGGACGAACAAGCCGGTAAGTCAGTAGACAAGATCTGGTAGTCCATGACTAGGGCCCGCGTACGCTGCACCGTGTCCAGCCGACGTTCGACCTCTGCCTTTTCATGAGTGCGCAGACCAATAATAAAACGCACCTGCCGCATCAGCTCTTCTACGTGCGGCCAGTCACCAAAATGACTCAGTGTGTCGTCGCCCATGATCAAGTACAGTTCTGCGCCCTTGAATCGTTCCATGAGCAGCGGCAGCGTATCTAGTGGCGTAAAGCGCTGCTGCTCTAGCAGGATAGACCCAAACCGTGGCTCGTGCTTGATAGCCAGACGAACCATAGCACTGCGATGCTCTAGTGCCTTGACGCCCTGCTTGCGCCGAGGCCGTGGCTCTATCAAAAAGAATACTTTTTCAAGATCGCACTCTTGGGCGGCGGCTGCCGCAAGCGCCAGGTGTCCTTCGTGAATGGGATCAAACGTCCCAAAATAAATCCCAACCTTTTTCATTACAGCTCTGCTGGAATACCTTCGCAGCATTTTGTGGGTAGGTGGCACTCCGGACATACAAAATGTCCGTGCACGGGCACGATGGGATAGTGTCCACAGTTATCGCAAAAGAATTCTGGGGACTGTTCTTTTACGAGCTGCTGGTAGGTCTCGTCGTCTGCTTGCATGGCCTTACCTGTTCACCGTGACTTCGCATTTGGGGCAACTGATGGTAGTGGGCGTCAGAATAGCGTTGACGACTTCTTTGCAAAACGGGCAGGTGACGCAGCGCATCAGGTCTGGCCGGGCCGCCAGCATATCGTCTGTAATAATACACAGCCCATCACAGTCGGCTACCTGCTGTTCATAGTGTTCTTTGGTCAGATGCGTGTGTGTCATATGTTGTCCTTTATTTTATCCGCTTAGGCCGCAAGTGGCATAGGCTCGGGCTCGACTATCTTTGGTTTGATGAGTTCTATCGTTGCAGGCGCCTTGGGCTTGGGCCGGGTTGTCAGCTTGGTAGGATCCTGGCCTTTGTCGAATTTGGCCTGACACTTGCGACAGACGCTACAGGGCCCAACTTCGGTTTGGCCTGGGCGAGTTGCACAGCTCATCACGCGGCAAATGCCTGCCTTCCACCCCCAAAGTTCCTTGGTGTTTTTCAAGTTGTTTGCCATGCTGTCCAGACCCAAGCCCAGTTCGGCCTCTTCTTCGTCGCTCAGTGATGCTCCACATATCACTACTACTTCTTCATGCTGACGGGCATCACTGATAATTCGCTGCGCCCGATCAAAGTCCCCGGTCAAAACTGCGTCTGATGCCCGCTGATAGTACGTGGCCGCCTTTTGCCCGAAACAGTCAGCGGCATATTCGGGCGCCATGGTACAAATGGCCCGCAAGGTGTGCAGGATTTTCTTGCCATACTGGCTATCGCGCTGGCGCTGTTCTATAAGGCCTTGGGCCACCAGTGCGTCCAACTTCTCTTCGTACGCAGCTATTCCGTCCAGGAGCTTCTCGGCCTGCTTTTCACGCGCCATAGATTCTTGGCGCACCTGGTCGTAGTTAACATGCAACGGGTTGGCACCAATAATTTCGCCGTAGCGAATGTTGGGGCCAGCGTGTTGGTCCAGTCGCTTTTGGATATCAACCACGCCGTTGGTGTAATCCTGGACGCTATATAAGAAAGGTGTTGCTAGCGCT includes these proteins:
- a CDS encoding CBS domain-containing protein, whose protein sequence is MMIVLLVSALLALSSISLLKVYRHVPERELRKRAREGDELAKTLYKAVAYGHSLTTVLWIIVGVTNALFFVLVARSTPTWFAVIVSAFVIWAGFVWLPARNVTKLSAWTASKLAPALAWLLSYLHPVIDGLSGFFGRHWPVTIHTGLYDRNDIIELLQYQQAQPDNRVEKTELEIALHALTFGDVSVVQAMVPRRAVKMIAATEAVGTVLMSELHDSGFSRFPVYADKKDTIVGILYLRDLIRAKSGGHIEKYMNAEVMYVHEEQPLTDALQAVLKTKRHLFIVVNSFEEFVGIITIEDILERAIGKPIIDEFDRYDDMRAVAARAAKKEHTQNNEPERPQEEPEAPTEEPPEVVK
- a CDS encoding alpha/beta fold hydrolase, whose translation is MKRPEIKNRHGLKLVIRVDEPEHETGLAFVAHGQGGFMGQKHIQAFAEAFLENGYRVVRFDATNSTGESDGDMRNVTITNYYEDLEDVVAWARTQEWFKQPFGLAGHSMGGMSTALYAENHPAEVFCVAPISACINQELFVGTVDPDFLKAWKDRGYFERESLSRPGLLLRPGWGFVEDLKNHDLLKGAKALTMPVLLMAGSNDEPTPYAHQKLLFDAIPGDNKRLIKIPNVDHNFKNKSGNKVAEVKRHLDDLLKELT
- a CDS encoding adenylyltransferase/cytidyltransferase family protein, yielding MKKVGIYFGTFDPIHEGHLALAAAAAQECDLEKVFFLIEPRPRRKQGVKALEHRSAMVRLAIKHEPRFGSILLEQQRFTPLDTLPLLMERFKGAELYLIMGDDTLSHFGDWPHVEELMRQVRFIIGLRTHEKAEVERRLDTVQRTRALVMDYQILSTDLPACSSRAIRISVRRGHKPRDLPLVVYAYIKQEGLYASVESGSGSGISS
- the aspS gene encoding aspartate--tRNA(Asn) ligase; translation: MRTLARELKDHIGTSAQVQGWIHKKRLMGGLTFINIRDRSGLIQVLVEDKNEVEKLRGLQIGTVLTITGQVVQDDRAPGGAEIHEPTLEVVIPVTDEPPIEIDKPLSHRPDNLDTLFDNRPIGLRNLQETAIFKVQAKVLEGFRTFFAANDFTEIITPKLLAEATEGGTEVFKLDYFGKTATLAQSPQFYKQMMVGVFERVFETNPVFRAEPSATTRHMTEYQSVDAEIGFIDFDELQNLAGGCLLTVVRYAEAECAKELKMWNIQGFTLPKKPQDIPRISIDEIHEKFLKATKEDHTGEDDLAPGEERWICDYAKKQLGSEAVLVTGWSSRSKTFKFYHRANEENPEIADRADLLFRGVEITTLSMREHRYDRLLKQLKAMGGDPKNPGFAPLLSVYRHGMPPHGGWGWGLERTVEKILNLNNVKEATLFPRDMNRLTP
- a CDS encoding cation:proton antiporter, which gives rise to MHNVFNELSLIIAIGVAVSLFMRTIRQPLTIAYILTGVLVGPAAFDLISSPDTLEVFSSFGIALLLLIVGLGLNPRVIKEIGKIAAYIAIIKVLLVTAIGYILSGFLGFTTTESLYIGIALSFSSTIIILKLLTDKREQTRMYGKVAIGYLLIEDILATLILVGVSTSSGGEVSMTAFIQLLLKSLLLISGLVLFRMLVLPRLNTIIAKSQEFLFLFAIGWGLGIAALFSAAGFSLEIGALVAGVMLASLPYATEISSRLKPLRDFFIVLFFVQLGSHLELSQIIDVLPRALLFSLVVLIANPLIVMAVMGLGGYTKKTSFKAGLTGAQVSEFSLILLLLAFDLGHISEQITTLITVVAFVTIAVSTYTITYADWLYDFLEKYIRLFERSKISEQKEVHHHYDLALLGYQKGGHEFVRVFNQLKKPYVVIDYDPNIIDVLESKRINFMYGDVTDLELLDEVNLRHAHLIISSITDFATNVFISRWLEKENQHAVFICTADTVEQAAELYELGAAYVMLPHYIGSEKIGAFIRKSGLKKTEFKKYREKHLAYLQEHYELMPDPDPDSTEA
- a CDS encoding AbrB/MazE/SpoVT family DNA-binding domain-containing protein; the encoded protein is MIYTSRITSKGTTTIPADIREKLGLKPGSEVRFEEDAKTGAITLEPMPSIEEVRSMNQALLKKLGTTDILKNYKAGDGFAAHVKEKYGDISKS
- a CDS encoding thioredoxin domain-containing protein → MNKRFIAILAACIIAFAGLLILTKKDSKTPSEQTDNNPSSQLSNHIKGQGTTGVTLTEYGDFACPACYQYFPIVQQVKEKYGDQIKFQFRHYPLTEIHQNALVSARAAEAAGKQNKFFEMHDLLYQNQPTWRDSSNPTPLFENYANQLGLDLSKFKEDVKNSVTNATVQADRAEARRLNYSSTPTFEVDGKQVENPRSLEDFTKLIDNAIKEKQAQKQQ
- a CDS encoding PIN domain-containing protein yields the protein MATSASLDTNVLLDWLLDRDSARSAATQRLLDSTLTLHVSDMVFAEIVYVLQSAKFPRVAITKNLSRIVAERAINCNRPLIKRALKLYETESRLSWVDCCSLFYAELNNASPLYTYDNDLIKKSGGRAQALR
- a CDS encoding low affinity iron permease family protein — encoded protein: MFRKIATRISIATGHAAAFTLAFLLVIGWAVTGPFFEFSNTWQLFINTGTTITTFLMVFLIQNTQNRDGKAMQLKLDELLLSTRGRDAFVDLEDMTDEELDELDREFREIHSKQSTSRTMKKLHSKIAEAHATRKGN